In Polaribacter sp. L3A8, a genomic segment contains:
- a CDS encoding ISAon1 family transposase — protein sequence MALDALQEIRIKHRWEAIDAENDAIENTRNKSLKYTPKLLPNGDTLKQLLARSRYLLYKSSNKWTKNQAIRAEILFEKYPDIEKAYKLCQNLSWIFNNTTDKTSALIRLAKWDEKVRQTHFKSFNTIARTMSIHYKNILNYFDNRSTNASAESFNAKIKAFRAQFRGVRNVDFFLYRLTTIFA from the coding sequence ATAGCATTAGATGCACTGCAAGAAATAAGAATTAAACATAGATGGGAAGCGATTGATGCTGAGAATGATGCTATTGAAAACACCAGAAATAAATCTTTAAAATACACCCCAAAACTATTACCTAATGGAGATACTCTCAAACAACTATTAGCTAGAAGCAGATATCTATTATATAAATCAAGTAATAAATGGACTAAAAATCAAGCCATAAGAGCAGAAATACTGTTTGAAAAATATCCTGATATAGAGAAAGCATACAAGTTATGTCAAAATCTATCTTGGATATTCAATAACACTACAGACAAAACATCAGCACTTATAAGACTTGCTAAATGGGATGAAAAAGTAAGACAGACACACTTTAAAAGCTTCAACACTATAGCTAGAACGATGTCGATACATTATAAAAACATCTTAAACTATTTTGATAATCGAAGTACGAATGCATCAGCAGAATCATTCAATGCTAAAATTAAAGCCTTTAGAGCACAGTTTAGAGGCGTCAGAAATGTGGATTTTTTCTTATATAGACTTACTACTATTTTTGCGTAA
- a CDS encoding energy transducer TonB, which produces MQILDTTYKRKSAAITAVILLLLIFGIFNYGMHYLDPPEEYGLAINFGTSDVGSGEPVKDTKKISAPKEVEEQKVVEEEVVEEEVKETPKEIVKEDLITEETTKEVPIVEKVKEVKKEAVKKVVEKKKEVKKVVKEEVKKEIPKEKPKPKPSKATQDALNNLLNGNASDGKPQGEGDDTKPGVKGKEDGDPSSSKYYGNTGSGSGGDYNLAGRKALSKPKVQPDCQEEGTVVVQIQVDKNGKVIFAKPGHKGSTNTASCLLKAAKEAALSTKWNSDDKAPANQVGTIIYKFSLSK; this is translated from the coding sequence ATGCAAATATTAGATACAACATACAAACGTAAATCTGCTGCGATAACAGCAGTTATTCTGCTGCTTTTAATCTTCGGGATTTTTAACTATGGAATGCATTATTTAGATCCGCCAGAAGAATACGGTTTGGCTATTAATTTTGGAACTTCAGATGTTGGAAGCGGAGAACCTGTAAAGGATACAAAGAAAATTTCTGCGCCAAAAGAAGTAGAAGAACAAAAGGTTGTAGAAGAGGAAGTTGTTGAAGAAGAAGTGAAAGAAACGCCTAAGGAAATTGTTAAAGAAGATCTTATTACAGAAGAAACTACAAAGGAAGTGCCTATTGTAGAGAAAGTAAAAGAGGTTAAGAAAGAGGCGGTTAAAAAGGTTGTAGAAAAGAAGAAAGAAGTTAAAAAAGTAGTAAAAGAAGAGGTTAAAAAAGAAATTCCTAAAGAAAAACCAAAACCGAAACCATCAAAAGCAACGCAAGACGCTTTAAATAATTTATTAAATGGAAATGCTTCCGATGGAAAACCTCAGGGAGAAGGAGATGATACTAAACCAGGTGTAAAAGGGAAAGAAGATGGAGATCCAAGCTCTTCTAAATACTATGGAAATACAGGAAGTGGTTCTGGTGGCGATTATAATTTAGCTGGTAGAAAAGCCCTTTCTAAGCCAAAAGTACAACCTGATTGTCAAGAAGAAGGTACAGTTGTAGTGCAGATTCAAGTAGATAAAAACGGAAAAGTAATTTTTGCAAAACCAGGCCATAAAGGAAGTACTAATACAGCTTCTTGTTTGCTTAAAGCGGCAAAAGAAGCAGCCTTAAGTACTAAGTGGAATTCTGATGATAAAGCACCTGCAAACCAAGTAGGAACTATTATTTATAAGTTTTCTTTGTCTAAATAA
- a CDS encoding nuclear transport factor 2 family protein — MELSKKDKVVALLNSFNTGDQTPNSYINPKKYIEHNLDAADGLAGFEDLMNNAPEGGYKANVIRAFEDGDYVFTHTEYDFFGPKAAIDVYKFEHGFIVEHWDNLLEVQKPNLSGRTQFDGTTKIKDLHRTEANKKIVEGFITNVLLNHKINEVTNYINPTKYIEHRPAVADGFDGFAVMKCFSENGLVIDYTKLHKVLGEGNFVLAMSEGKFGKGNHTAFFDLFRLDDGLIVEHWDVITTIPAKVNWKNDNGKF, encoded by the coding sequence ATGGAATTATCAAAAAAGGATAAAGTTGTAGCCTTATTAAACAGTTTTAACACAGGCGACCAAACACCAAACTCTTACATCAATCCAAAAAAATATATTGAACACAACTTGGATGCTGCAGATGGTTTAGCTGGTTTTGAAGATCTAATGAACAACGCACCAGAAGGTGGTTATAAAGCAAATGTAATTAGAGCATTTGAAGATGGTGATTATGTGTTTACACATACTGAATATGATTTCTTTGGACCAAAAGCAGCAATTGACGTTTATAAATTTGAACATGGATTTATTGTTGAACATTGGGACAACTTATTGGAAGTTCAAAAGCCAAACCTTAGTGGTAGAACACAATTTGATGGCACTACAAAAATAAAAGACCTTCACAGAACAGAGGCTAATAAAAAAATAGTCGAAGGTTTTATTACTAATGTCCTTTTAAATCATAAAATAAATGAGGTCACTAACTATATTAATCCTACAAAATATATAGAACACAGGCCCGCAGTTGCAGATGGATTTGATGGCTTTGCTGTAATGAAATGTTTTTCAGAAAACGGGCTAGTAATAGACTATACTAAGCTACACAAAGTTTTAGGTGAAGGAAATTTTGTTTTAGCAATGAGCGAAGGAAAGTTTGGTAAAGGTAACCATACTGCTTTTTTTGATTTATTTAGATTAGATGATGGACTTATTGTAGAACATTGGGATGTGATTACAACAATTCCTGCAAAAGTGAACTGGAAGAATGATAACGGAAAATTTTAA
- the ribB gene encoding 3,4-dihydroxy-2-butanone-4-phosphate synthase, with product MNSLNVFGKDSVERVNYAVEKLQKGFGILLVDDENRENEGDIIFSAEKMTEKDMALMIRECSGIVCLCLTEERCASLKLRPMVVDNTSKNQTAFTVSIEAKEGVTTGVSAKDRLQTIKTAIAANAKPEDLSHPGHVFPLLAQKEGVFARRGHTEGSIDLMRLSGLRDAAVLCELTNVDGTMSRLPEICAFASKHDMTVVTIEDIYQYRLMTEKKQEELEMVN from the coding sequence ATGAATAGTTTAAATGTATTTGGAAAAGACAGCGTAGAAAGAGTTAATTATGCTGTTGAAAAATTACAAAAAGGTTTCGGAATTTTATTGGTTGATGATGAGAACAGAGAAAATGAAGGTGATATCATTTTTTCTGCAGAGAAAATGACGGAAAAAGATATGGCTTTAATGATCCGTGAATGTAGTGGTATTGTATGTCTCTGTTTAACCGAAGAAAGGTGTGCAAGTCTTAAGTTAAGACCAATGGTTGTTGATAATACAAGTAAAAATCAAACAGCGTTTACGGTATCAATAGAGGCAAAAGAAGGAGTTACTACAGGTGTGTCTGCAAAAGATAGATTGCAAACAATAAAAACAGCTATTGCGGCAAATGCCAAACCAGAAGATTTATCACATCCAGGACACGTATTTCCTTTATTGGCACAAAAAGAAGGTGTTTTTGCAAGACGAGGTCATACAGAAGGAAGTATCGATTTAATGAGGTTATCTGGTTTAAGAGATGCTGCTGTTTTGTGTGAATTAACAAATGTAGATGGTACAATGTCTCGACTTCCTGAAATTTGTGCTTTTGCAAGCAAGCATGATATGACGGTTGTTACTATTGAAGATATTTATCAATATAGATTGATGACTGAAAAAAAACAAGAAGAGCTTGAAATGGTGAATTAA
- a CDS encoding Glu/Leu/Phe/Val dehydrogenase dimerization domain-containing protein: MKELLKIYENKQPEIVFNWKDSETEAEGWTVINSLRGGAAGGGTRMREGLDMNEVLSLAKTMEVKFTVSGPAIGGAKSGINFNPNDPRKKGVLERWYKVVSPLLKSYYGTGGDLNVDEIHEVIPMTEDVGVWHPQEGVFNGYFKPTEADKINRIGQLRHGVIKVIENNKYSPDVSVKFTIADMITGFGVAEAARHYYDIYGGSIVGKRAIVQGFGNVGSAAAYYLAQMGAKVVGIIDRVGGVINEDGFSFKEIKELFLHKNGNTLVAENMIPFEEINERIWNLSCEVFAPCAASRLVKQEQINQMIEAGLEIISCGANVPFADKEIFFGSIMEDTDKKVSLIPDFISNCGMARVFAYFMERRVEMTDEAIFEDTSNTIKRALQRTFAKNASKTKISETAFEIALKELI; this comes from the coding sequence ATGAAAGAATTATTAAAGATATACGAGAATAAGCAGCCCGAAATAGTTTTTAATTGGAAAGATTCTGAGACAGAAGCAGAAGGTTGGACCGTAATAAATTCTCTTAGAGGAGGTGCAGCAGGTGGTGGTACAAGAATGAGAGAGGGTTTAGATATGAATGAAGTTCTGTCTTTAGCGAAAACAATGGAAGTTAAATTTACCGTTTCTGGACCTGCAATTGGAGGTGCAAAATCTGGTATAAATTTTAATCCTAATGATCCTCGTAAAAAAGGAGTTTTAGAGCGTTGGTATAAAGTGGTGTCTCCATTATTAAAGAGTTATTACGGAACAGGTGGTGATTTAAATGTAGATGAGATTCATGAAGTAATACCAATGACGGAGGATGTTGGCGTTTGGCATCCGCAAGAAGGGGTTTTTAATGGTTATTTTAAACCTACAGAAGCCGATAAAATTAACAGAATAGGACAATTAAGACATGGTGTAATAAAAGTTATTGAAAATAATAAATATTCTCCTGATGTTTCTGTTAAATTTACAATTGCCGATATGATTACTGGTTTTGGTGTTGCAGAAGCTGCACGCCATTATTACGATATTTATGGAGGATCAATTGTTGGTAAAAGAGCAATTGTGCAAGGTTTTGGAAATGTAGGTTCTGCAGCAGCGTATTATTTAGCGCAAATGGGAGCCAAAGTTGTGGGGATTATTGATAGAGTTGGAGGAGTAATTAATGAAGATGGTTTTTCTTTTAAAGAGATAAAAGAATTATTTTTACATAAAAATGGTAATACATTGGTTGCTGAAAATATGATTCCTTTTGAAGAGATTAATGAGCGAATTTGGAATTTATCTTGTGAGGTTTTTGCACCTTGTGCAGCGTCAAGATTGGTAAAACAAGAGCAAATTAATCAAATGATAGAAGCGGGTTTAGAAATTATTTCTTGCGGAGCAAATGTTCCGTTTGCAGATAAAGAAATTTTCTTTGGTTCTATAATGGAAGATACAGATAAAAAAGTGAGTCTAATTCCAGATTTTATTTCCAATTGTGGTATGGCAAGAGTTTTTGCGTATTTCATGGAAAGAAGAGTAGAAATGACAGACGAAGCTATTTTTGAAGATACCTCAAACACCATAAAAAGAGCATTGCAAAGAACATTTGCTAAAAATGCATCAAAAACAAAAATAAGTGAAACAGCGTTTGAAATAGCGCTTAAAGAATTGATATAA
- the nhaD gene encoding sodium:proton antiporter NhaD has translation MESVIIIVFVMGYLAITLEHNIKLDKLIPALIMMAFCWALVALGVDNFTQWFDSSKHSLVDGFASFGHEEKLHMVEETLLHHLGKTAEILVFLLGAMTIVEIIDYFDGFSTIKGYVKTKKKSKILWIFSILAFILSAIIDNLTATIVLISILQKIVKNRDERIWFAGLIIIAANAGGAWSPIGDVTTTMLWIGKKVTTLKLVEYLLLPSLLCMAVPTFIASFLPAFKGEIDFEEEEEKAKSPHSARMLYLGLGAIVFVPIFKTVTHLPPYVGMMLSLAVVATFAEIYSRSKFSISSFDSEESDEQAHHSPVHHSLSKIEMPSILFFLGILMAVAALESLGILFNFASTLQETIPMMGTELHVPGVTGVSDLVVLLLGVGSAVIDNVPLVAASLGMFSEPIDNELWHFIAFSAGTGGSMLIIGSAAGVVAMGMEKIDFFWYFKKISWLALVGFLVGSAAFMITRSLF, from the coding sequence ATGGAATCAGTAATTATTATTGTATTTGTAATGGGGTATTTAGCCATTACTTTAGAGCATAACATAAAATTAGATAAATTAATTCCAGCGCTGATAATGATGGCGTTTTGTTGGGCATTAGTAGCTCTTGGTGTAGATAATTTTACGCAATGGTTTGATTCTAGTAAACATAGTTTGGTTGATGGTTTTGCTTCTTTTGGGCATGAAGAGAAATTACACATGGTAGAGGAAACATTGTTGCATCATTTAGGTAAAACAGCAGAGATTTTAGTTTTCCTTTTAGGAGCTATGACTATTGTTGAAATTATTGATTATTTTGATGGTTTTTCTACTATAAAAGGATATGTGAAAACAAAAAAGAAGTCTAAGATTTTATGGATTTTTTCTATCCTTGCTTTTATTTTATCTGCAATTATAGATAACTTAACTGCAACAATTGTCTTAATTTCTATTTTACAGAAAATTGTTAAAAACAGAGATGAGAGAATCTGGTTTGCAGGTTTAATTATTATTGCAGCTAATGCTGGTGGTGCTTGGTCTCCTATTGGAGATGTTACTACAACAATGCTTTGGATCGGTAAAAAAGTAACTACATTAAAATTAGTAGAATACTTACTATTGCCTTCATTATTATGTATGGCAGTACCTACTTTTATTGCATCTTTCTTACCAGCCTTTAAGGGTGAAATAGATTTTGAAGAGGAAGAAGAAAAAGCAAAAAGTCCTCATAGTGCAAGAATGTTGTATTTAGGTTTAGGAGCCATTGTTTTTGTACCAATTTTTAAAACAGTTACACATTTACCTCCTTATGTTGGTATGATGTTATCTTTAGCTGTGGTTGCAACATTTGCAGAGATTTACAGTAGATCTAAGTTTTCTATCTCTAGTTTCGATTCAGAAGAATCAGATGAACAAGCACATCATAGTCCTGTACATCATTCATTATCGAAAATTGAAATGCCTAGTATTTTGTTTTTCTTAGGTATATTAATGGCTGTTGCAGCATTAGAGTCTTTAGGGATTCTATTTAATTTTGCTTCAACTTTGCAAGAAACAATACCAATGATGGGAACAGAATTACACGTGCCTGGAGTAACAGGTGTTTCTGATTTGGTAGTATTATTATTAGGTGTAGGTTCTGCAGTAATAGATAATGTACCTTTGGTTGCAGCGAGTTTAGGTATGTTTTCTGAGCCAATAGATAATGAGTTGTGGCATTTTATTGCATTTTCTGCAGGTACTGGAGGGTCAATGTTAATTATTGGTTCTGCTGCTGGAGTTGTAGCAATGGGAATGGAGAAAATAGATTTCTTCTGGTACTTTAAAAAAATATCTTGGTTAGCCTTAGTTGGGTTTTTGGTAGGTTCTGCTGCATTTATGATTACAAGATCATTATTTTAA
- a CDS encoding nucleotide sugar dehydrogenase codes for MSKIKIGIIGLGYVGLPLARLFATKFSVVGFDINQTRIEELGQGKDVTREISKELLDKVVLTENNNDEGLFFTSKLEDLKDCNYFVVTVPTPVDKNNRPVLTPLIKASETVGSVIKKGDIVIYESTVYPGATEEDCVPILERVSGLVFNKDFFVGYSPERINPGDKKHTVEKILKVTSGSTKEVGEKVNDLYASVITAGTHLAPSIKVAEAAKVIENSQRDINIAFVNELAKIFGLMDINTQDVLEAAGTKWNFLPFKPGLVGGHCIGVDPYYLAQKAQEYGYHPEIILAGRRVNDGMGKYVASEVAKLMIQRDIEVKGAEVLVLGITFKENCPDVRNTKAVDLIYELKEYGANVTIFDPHANSTEVQKEYQLESSIVLPKKKFDAVILVVAHKEFLSLDFADLKKEKSIVYDVKNFLDSKYVDKSL; via the coding sequence ATGAGTAAAATTAAAATAGGTATTATTGGTTTAGGCTATGTTGGCTTACCATTAGCGAGACTTTTTGCAACAAAATTTTCTGTTGTTGGTTTTGATATCAATCAAACTAGAATAGAAGAACTTGGGCAAGGAAAAGATGTTACTAGAGAGATTTCTAAAGAACTTTTAGATAAAGTAGTTCTTACCGAAAATAACAATGATGAAGGATTATTTTTTACATCAAAATTAGAAGATTTAAAGGATTGTAATTATTTTGTAGTTACGGTTCCTACGCCAGTAGATAAAAATAACAGACCTGTTTTAACGCCTTTAATAAAAGCAAGTGAAACCGTTGGTAGTGTTATTAAAAAAGGAGATATCGTAATTTATGAATCTACGGTGTATCCTGGTGCAACAGAAGAAGATTGTGTGCCTATTTTAGAAAGAGTTTCTGGTTTAGTATTTAATAAAGACTTTTTTGTAGGATATTCTCCAGAAAGAATAAATCCGGGTGATAAAAAACACACAGTAGAAAAAATATTAAAAGTTACTTCTGGCTCTACGAAAGAAGTTGGTGAGAAAGTGAATGATTTATATGCGTCTGTAATTACAGCAGGTACACATTTAGCACCTTCAATAAAAGTTGCAGAAGCAGCAAAAGTGATTGAAAATTCTCAGAGAGATATTAATATTGCATTTGTAAATGAGTTGGCTAAGATTTTTGGGTTGATGGATATCAATACACAAGATGTTTTAGAAGCTGCAGGCACAAAATGGAACTTTTTACCCTTTAAACCAGGTTTAGTTGGTGGGCATTGTATTGGTGTAGATCCTTATTATTTAGCTCAAAAAGCACAAGAATATGGCTATCATCCAGAAATTATTTTAGCAGGTAGAAGGGTCAATGATGGTATGGGAAAATATGTAGCGTCGGAAGTTGCTAAGTTGATGATTCAGAGAGATATTGAGGTAAAAGGAGCTGAGGTTTTAGTTTTGGGAATCACTTTTAAAGAGAATTGTCCGGATGTTAGAAACACAAAAGCTGTCGATCTTATTTATGAATTAAAAGAGTATGGAGCAAACGTAACTATTTTTGACCCTCATGCAAATTCAACCGAAGTTCAAAAAGAATATCAGTTAGAATCTAGCATTGTTTTACCAAAAAAGAAATTTGATGCCGTTATTTTAGTGGTGGCACACAAAGAATTTCTTAGTTTGGATTTTGCTGACCTTAAAAAAGAAAAATCAATTGTATACGATGTAAAGAATTTTTTAGATTCTAAATACGTAGATAAGTCACTATAA
- a CDS encoding ExbD/TolR family protein produces MNLRGRNKVDPTFNMSSMTDIVFLLLIFFMLTSTLVTVSAIDVLLPKAGGQTENNKSVAVSITNESFFYIDKTKVSASSLESEILKSVGADKKKTIIIRGDQDVPYKNVMQVIDIANKNKLKMILAVKGK; encoded by the coding sequence ATGAATTTACGAGGAAGAAATAAAGTAGATCCAACATTCAATATGTCGTCAATGACGGATATTGTTTTTTTATTGTTGATATTTTTTATGCTCACATCAACTTTAGTAACTGTAAGTGCTATTGATGTTTTGTTGCCAAAAGCAGGAGGACAAACAGAAAACAACAAATCTGTGGCAGTATCAATAACAAATGAATCCTTTTTTTATATTGATAAAACAAAAGTAAGTGCATCTAGTTTAGAAAGTGAAATACTGAAAAGTGTTGGCGCTGATAAAAAGAAAACGATTATAATTAGAGGAGATCAAGACGTGCCTTATAAAAATGTAATGCAAGTAATTGATATTGCAAATAAGAACAAGTTAAAAATGATTTTGGCTGTAAAAGGGAAATAA
- a CDS encoding bifunctional folylpolyglutamate synthase/dihydrofolate synthase: protein MNYQQTLDWMFAQLPMYQREGKIAFKKDLTNTLVLSKELNFPEKKFKSIHVGGTNGKGSTSHMLASILQEAGYKVGLYTSPHLKNFTERIRINGAEISEKKVSSFIEQHKVFLEKQRLSFFEMTVGLAFDYFAEEKVDIAIIEVGLGGRLDSTNIITPEVSVITNIGLDHTQFLGETLPEIAFEKAGIIKNKIPVVIGEEQEAVKSVFIAKAEECKAPISFASNDAKSYKTDLLGDYQQKNTKTAVAAIKKLTGFTISTENIEKGLLNVVKNTNLKGRWQILQENPKVICDTAHNKDGLSIVLDQLKKETFKKRHFVLGVVSDKKLEEVLPLFPKEAEYYFCKPDIPRGMSEVVLQDKAKEFGLIGKKYSSVEVAFENALLNANQGDIIYVGGSTFVVAEII from the coding sequence ATGAATTATCAACAAACATTAGATTGGATGTTTGCACAATTACCGATGTACCAAAGAGAAGGTAAAATAGCATTCAAAAAAGACTTAACCAATACTTTAGTACTTTCTAAAGAATTAAATTTTCCAGAAAAAAAGTTTAAATCAATTCACGTTGGTGGTACAAACGGAAAAGGTTCTACAAGTCACATGTTAGCTTCTATTTTGCAAGAAGCGGGTTATAAAGTGGGGTTGTATACATCTCCTCACTTAAAAAACTTTACCGAAAGAATTAGAATTAATGGAGCTGAAATTTCTGAAAAGAAAGTTTCCTCTTTTATAGAACAGCACAAAGTTTTTTTAGAAAAACAAAGACTGTCCTTTTTTGAAATGACAGTGGGGTTGGCTTTTGATTATTTTGCTGAAGAAAAAGTAGATATTGCTATTATTGAAGTTGGTTTAGGGGGAAGATTAGATTCTACAAACATTATTACCCCAGAAGTTTCTGTAATTACAAACATCGGTTTAGACCATACACAATTTTTAGGAGAAACATTACCAGAAATAGCTTTTGAGAAAGCAGGTATTATTAAAAACAAAATTCCTGTTGTAATAGGGGAAGAACAAGAAGCTGTAAAAAGTGTTTTTATCGCTAAGGCGGAAGAGTGCAAAGCGCCTATTTCTTTTGCTTCTAATGATGCTAAAAGCTATAAAACAGATTTGTTGGGCGATTATCAGCAAAAAAACACAAAAACTGCCGTTGCTGCTATTAAGAAGTTAACAGGTTTTACTATATCAACAGAAAATATCGAAAAAGGATTATTGAATGTTGTAAAAAATACCAACCTAAAAGGTAGATGGCAAATATTACAAGAGAATCCAAAAGTAATTTGTGATACCGCCCATAATAAAGATGGGTTGAGTATTGTACTCGATCAATTAAAAAAAGAAACCTTTAAAAAAAGACATTTTGTTTTAGGTGTAGTTTCTGATAAGAAATTAGAAGAGGTTTTACCACTCTTTCCAAAGGAAGCTGAATACTATTTTTGTAAGCCAGATATTCCAAGAGGGATGTCTGAAGTTGTTTTACAAGACAAGGCAAAAGAATTTGGTTTAATAGGAAAAAAATATTCATCTGTAGAAGTTGCTTTTGAAAATGCGTTACTTAATGCTAATCAAGGAGATATCATTTATGTTGGTGGAAGCACATTTGTTGTTGCAGAAATTATTTAA
- a CDS encoding MotA/TolQ/ExbB proton channel family protein, translating into MLSFFQENKEILEEAISEEKTLSIYNLIMDGGLGGQIIIALLFVLLTVALYIYFERFFAIKAASKIDENFMNQIKDFVSNGKLESADALCKSKNTPTARLIGKGISRIGKPLDDINKAIETAGKLEVYQLEKNVSVLATIAGAAPMIGFLGTVIGMIVAIHEIANAGGQIDIKLLSDGLYTAMTTTVAGLIVGIIAYITYNHLVVRTDKVVYQMEAKSVEFLDLLNEPV; encoded by the coding sequence ATGTTGTCATTTTTTCAAGAGAATAAAGAAATTTTAGAAGAAGCTATTTCTGAAGAAAAAACGCTTTCAATCTATAATTTGATTATGGATGGTGGTTTAGGTGGTCAAATAATTATAGCACTACTTTTTGTGCTGTTAACGGTTGCCTTGTATATTTATTTTGAACGCTTTTTTGCCATAAAAGCGGCGTCTAAAATTGATGAAAACTTTATGAATCAAATTAAAGATTTTGTTTCTAACGGCAAGCTAGAATCTGCAGATGCGCTTTGTAAAAGTAAAAATACCCCAACTGCAAGATTAATTGGTAAAGGTATTTCTAGAATTGGGAAACCTTTGGATGATATCAATAAAGCAATTGAGACGGCCGGAAAACTAGAAGTGTATCAACTAGAAAAGAATGTAAGTGTCTTAGCAACTATTGCAGGTGCAGCGCCAATGATTGGTTTTTTAGGAACCGTAATCGGTATGATTGTAGCGATTCATGAAATTGCAAATGCAGGAGGTCAAATCGATATAAAACTACTTTCTGATGGTTTGTATACGGCGATGACAACAACAGTTGCAGGTTTAATTGTAGGTATTATTGCCTATATTACTTACAATCATTTGGTGGTAAGAACCGATAAAGTAGTGTATCAAATGGAGGCAAAATCTGTTGAGTTTTTAGATTTATTAAACGAACCAGTATAA
- a CDS encoding SDR family oxidoreductase, which translates to MDIKLSGKKILVTGGAGFIGSNLCEALLEKKNTVICLDNFSTGKRENIASIKENSNFKLIEGDIRNLEDCMLAASGVDYVLHQAALGSVPRSIKDPITTNDVNVSGFLNMLVAARDNNVKRFVFAASSSTYGDSESLPKVEDVIGKPLSPYAVTKYVNELYADVFGKTYGLETIGLRYFNVFGRKQDANGAYAAVIPKFVNQFMSLESPVINGDGSFSRDFTYIDNVIQANLLSLIADKEAANEIYNVAFGDRNTLIDLCDSLKEFLSKYNPKIKDVEVVFGPNRIGDIPHSHADISKANKLLNYNPEFSLKEGLKESIDWYWENLNK; encoded by the coding sequence ATGGATATAAAATTGTCAGGAAAAAAGATACTTGTTACAGGAGGTGCTGGTTTTATTGGTTCTAATCTGTGCGAGGCTTTACTTGAAAAAAAGAATACAGTAATCTGTTTAGATAATTTTTCTACAGGAAAAAGAGAAAACATCGCTTCTATTAAAGAAAATTCAAATTTTAAGTTAATAGAAGGAGATATTAGAAATTTAGAAGATTGTATGTTGGCAGCTTCTGGTGTAGATTATGTTTTGCATCAAGCAGCATTAGGTTCAGTTCCTAGATCTATAAAAGATCCTATTACAACAAATGACGTAAATGTTTCTGGTTTTCTAAATATGTTAGTCGCGGCAAGAGATAATAATGTAAAAAGATTTGTGTTTGCTGCAAGTTCTTCTACGTATGGAGATTCAGAATCGTTACCAAAAGTAGAAGATGTAATAGGGAAACCATTATCTCCTTATGCAGTTACCAAATATGTAAATGAATTGTATGCAGATGTTTTTGGTAAAACGTATGGTTTAGAAACAATTGGGTTAAGGTATTTTAATGTTTTTGGAAGAAAGCAAGATGCTAACGGAGCGTATGCGGCGGTAATACCTAAGTTTGTAAATCAGTTTATGAGTTTAGAATCTCCGGTTATCAATGGAGATGGTTCTTTTTCTAGAGATTTTACATATATAGACAACGTTATTCAGGCAAACTTATTAAGTTTAATAGCGGACAAAGAGGCTGCTAATGAAATTTATAACGTTGCCTTTGGAGATAGAAACACTTTAATTGATTTATGTGATTCTTTAAAAGAGTTTTTATCAAAGTATAATCCAAAAATTAAAGATGTAGAAGTGGTTTTTGGACCTAATAGAATTGGAGATATTCCACATTCTCATGCAGATATATCAAAAGCTAATAAATTATTAAATTACAACCCAGAGTTCTCTTTAAAAGAAGGATTAAAAGAATCTATAGATTGGTATTGGGAAAACTTAAATAAATGA